The Nerophis lumbriciformis linkage group LG34, RoL_Nlum_v2.1, whole genome shotgun sequence genome includes a window with the following:
- the pld7 gene encoding 5'-3' exonuclease PLD3 isoform X2, protein MESENSDSDSVYGQGMEGLHTDEEEEETVEATETEVKPCSVVLDRFRVTDNASKREPEERDDMNRKSAKPASRIPTFNKRPATLSAEMPLSKKELPLPVVQPAEKSASVLVDTSKCVQEKNLLSYRIPRIGGEVSTILSNTEQTSEGSTPNTSMLSEGVQYGLMASPRPALRAEGHFIQEQHESQCSATSEIDSFSPEIPCLDSLSQDNPQEDKPPRSYVVTKRIVSTTVTKSTELDCMPNVSQTEAIVNEQPPWEREHPHTPESQDVRSSSDVDSEDDFVMDDSGDAKDHNEPQIMIKTDQAVDVGKEDNNESVCHTAVEKSATAPSKLAKSRPPLFLQGSGRPLFAFCFLLPATLLLLGMHAWHFGLPMSVSQLAAQLELHWLEGVGLMAESCSRDCRVDLVESIPVGLYPSSPSTQQSTAASWLRLLGKANSSVSITAFYLSLRSNDEDFAHSVDTQGRKVFDQLKQLLSKDVKLQMVVNSPQTYTQDTEELAAAGAKIKEVDLNSLTGGIVHTKLLVVDQKHFYLGSANMDWRSLSQVKEVGVIVEDCSCLAQDASRIIELYRSLNGSLPPYWPARFTALSSAQHPLRLHFNGVATQVYLSSSPPHISARGRSDDLTTILSVIHDAQKFIFISVMDYLPLSVFTKPLRFWPDIDSAVRAAACTRGVKVRLLVSCWEHSPAAMFPFLQSLLVLNRPPLKCDIEVKIFTVHSTAEQMKIPFARVNHAKYMVTDRVLYIGTSNWSETYFSETAGVGLVVNQTDSVAKEGQGTVRSGAEELFLRDWRSHYASSLSAADVRVCPRRPH, encoded by the exons ATG gAGTCGGAGAACTCGGACTCGGACTCTGTGTACGGCCAAGGGATGGAGGGACTGCACACTGATGAGGAAGAAGAGGAAACAGTGGAGGCGACAGAAACG GAAGTGAAGCCCTGCAGTGTTGTGCTGGACCGCTTTCGGGTTACTGATAACGCTTCAAAGAGAGAACCCGAGGAAAGAGACGACATGAACCGCAAAAGTGCAAAGCCTGCTTCCCGCATCCCCACCTTCAATAAGCGGCCTGCCACTCTCAGCGCAGAGATGCCTTTGTCCAAAAAAGAGCTACCTCTCCCAGTAGTTCAGCCTGCTGAGAAGTCAGCAAGTGTCCTTGTGGACACATCAAAGTGTGTGCAGGAAAAAAACCTGTTATCATACCGCATCCCCAGAATTGGCGGTGAGGTATCCACCATCTTGAGCAACACAGAACAAACATCTGAAGGGTCCACACCCAACACATCCATGTTGTCTGAGGGAGTGCAGTACGGTCTTATGGCGAGCCCCAGGCCTGCGCTCAGAGCGGAGGGACACTTCATCCAAGAGCAACACGAAAGCCAGTGCAGTGCAACCAGCGAGATTGACAGCTTCTCACCTGAGATTCCATGCCTGGACTCCTTGAGCCAAGATAATCCTCAAGAAGATAAACCACCAAGGTCTTATGTTGTGACCAAGAGAATTGTTTCAACAACCGTCACAAAGTCCACAGAGCTGGACTGCATGCCCAATGTTAGCCAAACAGAAGCTATTGTGAACGAACAGCCGCCGTGGGAGAGAGAACATCCACACACACCCGAGTCACAAGACGTGAGGTCTTCGTCGGATGTCGATAGCGAAGATGACTTTGTGATGGATGATTCTGGTGATGCAAAGGACCACAATGAGCCGCAGATAATGATCAAGACTGATCAAGCTGTGGATGTCGGCAAGGAAGACAACAACGAGTCGGTCTGTCATACAGCAGTAGAGAAGTCTGCCACAGCTCCATCCAAGTTGGCAAAG TCCAGGCCTCCTCTCTTTCTACAGGGTTCAGGGCGCCCTCTCTTTGCCTTCTGCTTCTTGCTGCCGGCGACTCTGCTGCTTCTTGGTATGCATGCTTGGCACTTTGGACTCCCCATGTCTGTCAGCCAGCTCGCTGCTCAGCTGGAGCTGCACTGGCTGGAGGGCGTGGGACTCATGGCCGAGTCATGTAGCAGAGATTGTCG AGTTGACCTGGTGGAGAGCATCCCAGTGGGTCTGTACCCATCCAGCCCATCAACACAGCAGAGTACAGCAGCCAGCTGGCTCAGGCTGCTGGGCAAGGCTAACAGCTCTGTCAGCATCACCGCCTTCTACTTGTCACTGCGCAGCAACGATGAGGACTTTGCTCACTCCGTGGACACTCAG GGCAGAAAGGTCTTTGATCAGCTCAAGCAGCTGCTTTCCAAAGACGTGAAGCTCCAAATGGTGGTTAACAGCCCTCAGACCTACACCCAGGACACTGAGGAACTTGCTGCAGCAG GTGCAAAGATCAAAGAAGTGGATCTGAACTCCTTGACTGGCGGCATCGTTCACACTAAGTTGTTAGTGGTGGACCAGAAGCACTTCTACTTGGGTAGTGCCAACATGGACTGGCGCTCATTAAGTCAG GTGAAGGAGGTGGGCGTAATAGTGGAGGACTGCAGCTGCCTCGCCCAAGATGCCTCTCGTATCATTGAGCTGTACAGGAGCCTGAATGGTTCTTTGCCACCATATTGGCCCGCTCGCTTCACCGCCCTGTCCAGCGCACAGCATCCTTTGCGTCTCCACTTCAATGGAGTTGCTACACAAGTGTACTTGTCT AGCTCCCCGCCGCACATCTCAGCCCGCGGACGCTCTGATGATCTCACCACCATTCTGTCCGTCATCCATGACGCTCAGAAGTTCATTTTCATCTCTGTCATGGACTACCTTCCTCTGTCCGTGTTCACCAAACCACTAAG GTTCTGGCCTGACATCGATTCTGCTGTGAGGGCAGCAGCCTGCACTCGGGGAGTTAAAGTGCGCCTCCTGGTGAGCTGCTGGGAGCACTCTCCCGCCGCCATGTTCCCCTTCCTACAGTCGCTGCTGGTGCTCAACAGGCCGCCGCTGAAGTGTGACATAGAAGTG AAAATCTTCACAGTGCACTCTACAGCGGAGCAGATGAAGATCCCCTTTGCTCGAGTCAACCACGCCAAATACATGGTGACGGACAGAGTCCTCTACATCG GTACGTCCAACTGGTCCGAGACGTACTTCTCCGAGACGGCCGGAGTGGGCTTGGTGGTGAACCAGACGGACTCTGTGGCGAAAGAAGGCCAGGGGACGGTGCGGAGCGGGGCGGAGGAGCTCTTTCTCAGAGACTGGAGGTCTCATTACGCCAGCTCGCTGTCAGCCGCCGACGTCAGGGTGTGTCCTCgccgaccacattga
- the pld7 gene encoding uncharacterized protein pld7 isoform X1, with amino-acid sequence MPVVLRSKKSMHSSDDDEEEWDTTTRRVIVRKTRTSSRLQVRPTHNMESENSDSDSVYGQGMEGLHTDEEEEETVEATETEVKPCSVVLDRFRVTDNASKREPEERDDMNRKSAKPASRIPTFNKRPATLSAEMPLSKKELPLPVVQPAEKSASVLVDTSKCVQEKNLLSYRIPRIGGEVSTILSNTEQTSEGSTPNTSMLSEGVQYGLMASPRPALRAEGHFIQEQHESQCSATSEIDSFSPEIPCLDSLSQDNPQEDKPPRSYVVTKRIVSTTVTKSTELDCMPNVSQTEAIVNEQPPWEREHPHTPESQDVRSSSDVDSEDDFVMDDSGDAKDHNEPQIMIKTDQAVDVGKEDNNESVCHTAVEKSATAPSKLAKSRPPLFLQGSGRPLFAFCFLLPATLLLLGMHAWHFGLPMSVSQLAAQLELHWLEGVGLMAESCSRDCRVDLVESIPVGLYPSSPSTQQSTAASWLRLLGKANSSVSITAFYLSLRSNDEDFAHSVDTQGRKVFDQLKQLLSKDVKLQMVVNSPQTYTQDTEELAAAGAKIKEVDLNSLTGGIVHTKLLVVDQKHFYLGSANMDWRSLSQVKEVGVIVEDCSCLAQDASRIIELYRSLNGSLPPYWPARFTALSSAQHPLRLHFNGVATQVYLSSSPPHISARGRSDDLTTILSVIHDAQKFIFISVMDYLPLSVFTKPLRFWPDIDSAVRAAACTRGVKVRLLVSCWEHSPAAMFPFLQSLLVLNRPPLKCDIEVKIFTVHSTAEQMKIPFARVNHAKYMVTDRVLYIGTSNWSETYFSETAGVGLVVNQTDSVAKEGQGTVRSGAEELFLRDWRSHYASSLSAADVRVCPRRPH; translated from the exons ATGCCGGTGGTTTTGCGGTCCAAAAAGTCGATGCACAGCAGTGATGATGACGAGGAGGAGTGGGACACAACAACAAGAAGAGTAATAGTAAGAAAAACGAGGACGTCGTCCCGCCTGCAAGTGAGACCCACGCACAACATG gAGTCGGAGAACTCGGACTCGGACTCTGTGTACGGCCAAGGGATGGAGGGACTGCACACTGATGAGGAAGAAGAGGAAACAGTGGAGGCGACAGAAACG GAAGTGAAGCCCTGCAGTGTTGTGCTGGACCGCTTTCGGGTTACTGATAACGCTTCAAAGAGAGAACCCGAGGAAAGAGACGACATGAACCGCAAAAGTGCAAAGCCTGCTTCCCGCATCCCCACCTTCAATAAGCGGCCTGCCACTCTCAGCGCAGAGATGCCTTTGTCCAAAAAAGAGCTACCTCTCCCAGTAGTTCAGCCTGCTGAGAAGTCAGCAAGTGTCCTTGTGGACACATCAAAGTGTGTGCAGGAAAAAAACCTGTTATCATACCGCATCCCCAGAATTGGCGGTGAGGTATCCACCATCTTGAGCAACACAGAACAAACATCTGAAGGGTCCACACCCAACACATCCATGTTGTCTGAGGGAGTGCAGTACGGTCTTATGGCGAGCCCCAGGCCTGCGCTCAGAGCGGAGGGACACTTCATCCAAGAGCAACACGAAAGCCAGTGCAGTGCAACCAGCGAGATTGACAGCTTCTCACCTGAGATTCCATGCCTGGACTCCTTGAGCCAAGATAATCCTCAAGAAGATAAACCACCAAGGTCTTATGTTGTGACCAAGAGAATTGTTTCAACAACCGTCACAAAGTCCACAGAGCTGGACTGCATGCCCAATGTTAGCCAAACAGAAGCTATTGTGAACGAACAGCCGCCGTGGGAGAGAGAACATCCACACACACCCGAGTCACAAGACGTGAGGTCTTCGTCGGATGTCGATAGCGAAGATGACTTTGTGATGGATGATTCTGGTGATGCAAAGGACCACAATGAGCCGCAGATAATGATCAAGACTGATCAAGCTGTGGATGTCGGCAAGGAAGACAACAACGAGTCGGTCTGTCATACAGCAGTAGAGAAGTCTGCCACAGCTCCATCCAAGTTGGCAAAG TCCAGGCCTCCTCTCTTTCTACAGGGTTCAGGGCGCCCTCTCTTTGCCTTCTGCTTCTTGCTGCCGGCGACTCTGCTGCTTCTTGGTATGCATGCTTGGCACTTTGGACTCCCCATGTCTGTCAGCCAGCTCGCTGCTCAGCTGGAGCTGCACTGGCTGGAGGGCGTGGGACTCATGGCCGAGTCATGTAGCAGAGATTGTCG AGTTGACCTGGTGGAGAGCATCCCAGTGGGTCTGTACCCATCCAGCCCATCAACACAGCAGAGTACAGCAGCCAGCTGGCTCAGGCTGCTGGGCAAGGCTAACAGCTCTGTCAGCATCACCGCCTTCTACTTGTCACTGCGCAGCAACGATGAGGACTTTGCTCACTCCGTGGACACTCAG GGCAGAAAGGTCTTTGATCAGCTCAAGCAGCTGCTTTCCAAAGACGTGAAGCTCCAAATGGTGGTTAACAGCCCTCAGACCTACACCCAGGACACTGAGGAACTTGCTGCAGCAG GTGCAAAGATCAAAGAAGTGGATCTGAACTCCTTGACTGGCGGCATCGTTCACACTAAGTTGTTAGTGGTGGACCAGAAGCACTTCTACTTGGGTAGTGCCAACATGGACTGGCGCTCATTAAGTCAG GTGAAGGAGGTGGGCGTAATAGTGGAGGACTGCAGCTGCCTCGCCCAAGATGCCTCTCGTATCATTGAGCTGTACAGGAGCCTGAATGGTTCTTTGCCACCATATTGGCCCGCTCGCTTCACCGCCCTGTCCAGCGCACAGCATCCTTTGCGTCTCCACTTCAATGGAGTTGCTACACAAGTGTACTTGTCT AGCTCCCCGCCGCACATCTCAGCCCGCGGACGCTCTGATGATCTCACCACCATTCTGTCCGTCATCCATGACGCTCAGAAGTTCATTTTCATCTCTGTCATGGACTACCTTCCTCTGTCCGTGTTCACCAAACCACTAAG GTTCTGGCCTGACATCGATTCTGCTGTGAGGGCAGCAGCCTGCACTCGGGGAGTTAAAGTGCGCCTCCTGGTGAGCTGCTGGGAGCACTCTCCCGCCGCCATGTTCCCCTTCCTACAGTCGCTGCTGGTGCTCAACAGGCCGCCGCTGAAGTGTGACATAGAAGTG AAAATCTTCACAGTGCACTCTACAGCGGAGCAGATGAAGATCCCCTTTGCTCGAGTCAACCACGCCAAATACATGGTGACGGACAGAGTCCTCTACATCG GTACGTCCAACTGGTCCGAGACGTACTTCTCCGAGACGGCCGGAGTGGGCTTGGTGGTGAACCAGACGGACTCTGTGGCGAAAGAAGGCCAGGGGACGGTGCGGAGCGGGGCGGAGGAGCTCTTTCTCAGAGACTGGAGGTCTCATTACGCCAGCTCGCTGTCAGCCGCCGACGTCAGGGTGTGTCCTCgccgaccacattga
- the gpr137 gene encoding integral membrane protein GPR137, with product MEAPVTAVPPPPPPNSSAVPSPLPLRPALAPSVQLGFTVLYTALYGVLFLVVYAQLWLLYLYRHKRWSYQSIFLFLCLLWAALRTALFSFYFHNALEANHLPVVVYWLLYCFPVCLQFFTLSLINLYFTQVLLKAIETYSAEVDKRLRVARCAYGSLNAVFLCVNVACAALGDRGNGVAEGQRTWNLVLIRVLVNDLLFILEAVLLAVVLLLLTRHSRSTGPYLSSKGTTMCRTAALGAAVILLFASRACYNLSVLVLSQNHHVESFDFDWYNVSDQADLRNELGDRGYLAFGAILFIWELLPTSLLILIFRVRRPTQEVSSLAINNRVLPRPYFFDDPQGDEDIPVPWTRSYHPHASWYGSETTPLLFASNPPGHNHQHHSFYSTPQN from the exons ATGGAAGCTCCAGTCACGGCTgtgccgcctcctcctcctcccaatTCCTCCGCCGTGCCATCCCCTCTTCCCCTGCGCCCGGCTCTGGCACCCTCAGTCCAGCTGGGCTTCACCGTCTTGTACACGGCGCTGTACGGCGTCCTCTTCCTGGTGGTGTACGCCCAGCTCTGGCTTCTTTACCTCTACCGACACAAGCGATGGAGCTACCAGAGCATCTTTCTCTTCCTCTGCCTGCTGTGGGCCGCGCTGCGCACCGCCTTGTTTTCGTTTTACTTCCACAATGCGCTGGAGGCCAACCACCTCCCCGTGGTCGTCTACTGGCTTCTCTACTGCTTCCCCGTCTGCTTGCAGTTCTTCACTCTCAGTCTCATCAACCTGTATTTCACTCAG GTGTTACTCAAAGCCATAGAGACGTACAGTGCAGAAGTGGACAAGCGACT CCGCGTGGCCCGCTGTGCATACGGGTCGCTGAACGCCGTCTTCCTCTGCGTCAACGTGGCTTGCGCTGCTCTTGGGGACCGGGGCAATGGCGTGGCGGAAGGCCAGAGGACCTGGAATTTGGTTCTTATCCGGGTTCTTGTCAACGACCTACTCTTCATTCTGGAGGCGGTGTTGCTGGCCGTGGTGCTGTTGCTGTTGACGCGGCACTCCCGCTCCACTGGCCCGTACTTGAGCAGCAAG GGGACCACAATGTGTCGCACGGCGGCGCTCGGCGCGGCGGTCATCCTGTTGTTTGCTAGCAGAGCTTGCTACAACCTCAGCGTGCTCGTGCTGTCCCAAAACCACCATGTTGAGTCCTTTGACTTTGACTGGTACAACGTCTCCGATCAG GCCGACCTGCGCAACGAACTCGGGGACAGGGGCTACTTGGCGTTTGGCGCCATCCTCTTCATCTGGGAGCTGCTGCCAACCAGTCTGCTCATTCTTATCTTCAGAGTTCGCAGACCGACCCAAGAG GTCAGCAGCCTAGCCATCAACAACAGAGTCCTACCTCGTCCCTATTTCTTTGATGACCCTCAAGGCGATGAGGACATTCCAGTTCCTTGGACTCGCAGCTACCACCCACACGCCAG CTGGTACGGATCAGAGACCACCCCACTGCTGTTTGCAAGCAACCCACCAGGCCACAACCACCAGCACCACTCCTTCTATTCCACCCCCCAGAACTGA